The following coding sequences lie in one Pseudorca crassidens isolate mPseCra1 chromosome 2, mPseCra1.hap1, whole genome shotgun sequence genomic window:
- the LOC137209986 gene encoding PRAME family member 8-like, which yields MSVWNPPRLLGLAATGLLRDETSVISIVEYLPTELFPPLFILAFYGRHSEALKAMVQAWPFVRLPLGGLMQTPHRGTLQAVLDGIDVLVAQQDRPRRCKLRVLDLRNTSQDFWRMWSGYRVHGCSSSLMAQVAEDKSRAEQSLAPVVVFIELHLKERTLDRFLTYLIRWVEERKASIHLCCKKLKILSMPMENIMKVLSMVQLDCIQEVQVNCTWHLSTLAVFAPLLGQMNKVQRLLLSHIHVSALDEQEQQHVVQITSQFLRLHHLRDLCMESPSFLEGCLDEMLRCLTTPLDNLAITHCLLSDSDLSHLSQCPNISQLKGLDLSGITLTYSSPELLQALLEKVAATLQELYLEQCGIMDSHLETILPPLSRCSQLMFFSLRGNLISMAVMEKLLRHTSGLPRLSQELYPVPQESYSSQRILQPGRLAQCRAELFEILRVLGRPRIIWISSSPCLHCGDNTFSHPQPIVYR from the exons ATGAGTGTCTGGAACCCACCCAGACTCCTGGGCCTGGCAGCAACGGGTCTGCTGAGGGATGAGACCTCGGTCATCTCCATTGTGGAGTACCTGCCcactgagctcttcccaccacTGTTCATTTTGGCCTTCTATGGGAGACACAGTGAGGCCCTGAAGGCCATGGTGCAAGCCTGGCCCTTTGTCCGCCTGCCTCTGGGGGGTCTGATGCAGACGCCTCACCGGGGGACCTTACAAGCAGTGTTGGACGGTATTGATGTCCTAGTTGCCCAGCAGGATCGCCCCAG GAGGTGCAAACTGAGGGTGCTGGATTTAAGAAATACCAGCCAGGACTTCTGGAGAATGTGGTCTGGATACAGGGTCCATGGATGTTCAAGCTCACTGATGGCACAAGTGGCTGAGGACAAGTCAAGGGCAGAGCAGTCCTTGGCTCCCGTGGTGGTGTTCATAGAACTTCACCTCAAAGAAAGGACCTTGGATAGATTCCTCACCTACCTCATCAggtgggtggaggagaggaaaGCTTCCATACACCTGTGCTGTAAGAAACTGAAGATACTTTCAATGCCCATGGAAAATATTATGAAGGTCCTGAGTATGGTGCAACTGGACTGCATCCAGGAGGTGCAAGTGAACTGCACCTGGCATCTGTCCACCCTGGCCGTATTTGCTCCTCTCCTGGGCCAGATGAATAAAGTGCAGAGACTCCTTCTCTCGCACATCCACGTCTCTGCACTTGACGAGCAGGAACAGCAGCACGTTGTCCAAATTACCTCTCAGTTCCTCAGGCTGCACCACCTCCGGGATCTCTGCATGGAATCTCCCTCCTTCCTTGAAGGCTGTCTGGATGAGATGCTCAG GTGTCTGACAACCCCCTTGGACAACCTTGCAATAACTCACTGCCTCCTTTCGGATTCAGACTTGAGCCATCTGTCCCAGTGTCCGAACATCAGTCAGCTAAAGGGCCTGGATCTGAGTGGCATCACCCTGACCTACTCTAGTCCTGAGCTCCTCCAGGCTCTGTTGGAGAAAGTTGCAGCCACCCTCCAGGAACTGTATTTAGAGCAATGTGGGATCATGGACTCTCACCTCGAGACCATCCTGCCGCCCCTGAGCCGCTGCTCCCAGCTCATGTTCTTTAGCCTGCGGGGAAACCTCATCTCCATGGCCGTCATGGAGAAGCTGCTGCGACACACCTCCGGGCTGCCCCGTTTAAGTCAAGAGCTGTATCCTGTCCCTCAGGAGAGTTACAGCTCTCAGCGAATCCTCCAACCTGGGAGACTTGCACAGTGTCGGGCTGAACTGTTTGAGATTCTGCGAGTCTTAGGACGTCCCAGGATCATTTGGATTAGTTCCAGCCCCTGTCTGCACTGTGGAGATAACACATTCTCTCATCCCCAGCCCATCGTATACCGCTGA